The Ipomoea triloba cultivar NCNSP0323 chromosome 13, ASM357664v1 genomic interval CGGTAGCTCAACCTTCCCAAAGGCAGTCGCAACTGCCACCCCGAGATCGTGATCCAGAAGAGATTCAGTCAGCGGATCGATCGCGAAGACCCGACCAAGAAGAACATCAAAATCATAGTCAACCTGATGCTGCTCAACGTAGGAGTGCCTTCGATCGCATTCGGAAGAGTGCTAGATCTCGATTGGGGGCTCAAGATGACCATGACCGACCGAGGCAAAGACCACGGAGGACTGAAGAAACGGAGAGAAGCAGCACTGGGAGCGCGTCGCGATCCAGAGGGGAAGATAGGGCAGGACGACTGGCTGGTCGGGTGGGTGACCGACCGGACAGGAGAGAACGACGTCTAAGCAGGGAGGATAGTCCCTGTCGTCAGTTGGCCAGGATGCAAGAGAGAATCGACCGCTTACAACGTGAACTTCGTGAAAAGAACGGCATAGATAAAGAGCCGCCCAGTCCACTGATCGCCACACCCTTCACCGACGATGTCATGAGCACGCATTACCCCCAAGATCTTAGGATCCCGATGATGCGGACCTATATCGGTCGGTCCGACCCTCAAGAACACATCGACATGTACtatggcaacatgttgatgttgggagtGAATGATGCAATCATATGTAGAGCTTTCTTCGCCACTTTGGCAGGCAAAGCGGCCGAGTGGTTCAGAAAGTTGGAACCTCGGTCGATTGGAAACTTCAGCCAGCTAGCTGACAAGTTCGTGAGGCGGTTCGCGGTCAGCAGATCGAAAAAGAAGCCTTACACCTATCTGAATGGGGTCAAGCAGGACCCGGGGGAGACCTTGTCTGCTTTCTTGCACAAATGGGATCGTGAGATCGACCAGGTCGAACCAATGGAGGACCAGGCAGCAATCCAAGCTCTCCTCACGTCGCTCCGTTCTGGGCCGCTCTACTACGACCTCGTCGTCCATCCCCCCAAAACTTACGAAGAGGCAATTACCCGGGCCAGGCACCATGTGGACGCTACAGAAGCTAACATGGCTAAGAGACGAGAAGAACAACCGGTCGGTCGCGATAGAGGTCACGACCCGAGGAGAGATCGATAGCGTTTTAAGCAACGTGGCCGACCGGAGGATGGACCGCGACTCACTCCGTTAACCAAACCCCTGGTGGAAGTCTTGCAATATGCCGAGCAATGCAACCTGGTCCATCCACCCGACCCGGTACCCGAAGGACCAGACAAGAACAAATGCTGTGCTTTTCACAAAACGAAGGGTCATGAGACAACGGAGTGCATCGCCCTACGTCTGGTTATTGAGCAACTCATTCAAAATGGAGAATTGGAGCAGTTCGTAAAGAGAGACGAACGAGACAAAGGAAAGTTGGAGCAGTTCGTAAAGAGAGACGAACGAGACAAAGGAAAGTTCAAGCAGTTCGTAAAGAGAGACGAACGAGACAAAGGAAAGTTCAAAAAGAACGTAAAGAGAGACGAACGAGACAAAGGAAAGTTCAAAAAGAACGTCTAGAGAGACGAACGAGACAAAGGAAAGTTCAAAAAGAACGTCTAGAAGAGGAACCCGAAGGAGCAATCGAAGGCGCCCGGTCCGCACGGGTCAAGTGACGACAAGGCAGCCGGAAAGAAGCCAGTTATTCATGTTATCTATGGAAGACCAGAAGGAGGAGACTCTTCTCGCCAAAGAAAGCAATGGGCAAGAAATTTGTACGTCGGGTCGGTCCACTCGGAACCCCGGGAGAAGAAGAAACGTGTAGAGCCGATATTCTTCACTGACGAAGATCTTCCCATCCACGGGGAAGCCCACAGCGACTCGCTCGTCATCACAATGGACATCAATGGGACGGACGTCCAGAGAATACTAGTTGACACGGGAAGTTCAGTAAACATTTTGTACTTCGACGTCTTCACCCGATTGGGTCTATCGACCGACCAGTTGACCCCCATACGGACCCCGCTGTCTGGTTTCACAGGCGACTCCATAGAGGCAGAAGGAGTGATCAGTCTGAATGTGGAGTTAGGCACCCAGCCGAACGTCTTGATGACAACCATGGAGTTCGTGGTGGTCAAGTTGAAGTGTATTCACAATGCAATACTTGGTCGACCCAGCATCTCCCAGGCAGCCGCTATCATATCAATGAACCACTTGAGCATGAAATTTCACACGCCCAACGGGATTGGAGTGGTTCGAGGAGACCAGCGAGCTGCCCGTCAGTGCTACGTACAGGTTGTCAAGCAATCCGATCGTGAGGACGCGAGGATTCACACTATATCTCAACAAGTCGACCAAGGAGAAGATAAGGAGAAACCACAACCAGCTTCAGAGATGGAGGAGATCATGCTCGACCCTAGCCGGCCGGAGCGAGTTGTCAAGATCGGTCGAAACCTTCCGGTCGGTCTAAGGGAAGACATTATCAAAGTTTTACAGAAGTTCAAGAATATCTTCGCTTGGGGACCGGAGGACATGCCTGGTGTCGACCGGTCGGTTATATGTCACCGATTATCCATTCAGCCGGGTTTCAAACCGGTCAAGCAGAAGAAGAGGCATCTATCAAGTGAAAGAAGAGAGTTCGTGAAGAAGGAGACCGCCACCCTCTTGGCGGTCGGGCACATCCGAGAAGTTCTCTACCCGGAGTGGTTAGCTAACGTAGTCCTTGCACCTAAACTACCTACATGGAGGATGTGCGTTGACTACACTGACTTGAACAGAGCCTGTCCGAAGGATCCGTATCCCCTACCAAATCCtgaccagatggttgatgaaacgGCCGGATGTGAGCTGCtaagtttcatggacgccttcaaAGGCTACCATCAAATTTTTATGtgcaaagaagatgaagagaagactgctttcatAACCCCTGAAGGAGTATTTTGCTACGTGGTGATGGCTTTCGGTCTACGGAACTCTGGAGCCACCTACCAGAGGATGGTGAACAAGTTGTTCAAAGGATTGCTCGGGTCGACAATAGAGGCGTATGTGGACGACATGCTCGTCAAGAGCCGATCAAAAGAAACTCATCCTACCGACCTGGCCcgagcattccgggtgatggaaactttcaacCTGCGTTTGAACCCAAGTAAGTGTGCTTTTGCTGTCCAGACGGGAAAATTCTTAgggttcatgatgacggggCGGGGGATCGAGCCAAACCCCGAGAAAGTTAGAGCGATCATGGAGATGCAACCCCCCCGTTCTGTCAAAGACGTTTAACGACTGACCGGTCGACTAGCAGCACTCAGTCGTTTCCTGTCTAAATCAGCTGAGAAATCTCTACCTTTCTTTCAAATACTGAAGAAGTCTAATGGGTTCGAATGGACACCAGCATGTCAATCGGCGTTCGACGACCTGAAGGCTTACTTGATTTCATCACCAGTTTTGTCCAAGCCGGAGAAAGATGAGACACTCTCCATCTACTTGGCAGTTTCTGACCGGGCGGTCAGTTCAGTGCTCGTACGGGAGGAAACCAAGGGAGTCTAGAAGCCGATCTATTATGTCAGTAAGGCTCTCCAAGGACCAGAGTTGCGATACACCAAGTTTGAGAAGACCGTATTTGCACTCTGGGTGACCGCCAGGAAACTTGCAGCCTACTTTCAAGCCCACCCGGTTATAGTTTTGACCGACCAACCACTTGGAACGATTCTCAGAAATCCAACGTCGTCGGGGCGGCTgatcaaatgggccatgatgctTACCCAGTTTGCGATTGAGTATAGGCCGCGCCCTGCCATCAAAGCTCAAGCGTTGGCGGACTTCATTGTTGAGTGTACCGCGCGGGACCCGGAGCCCGACCGCCCGACCGCCTTGGAGGAACCATGGTGGGAAGCCTCAACTGACGGGTCGTCCAGCAAGAAAGGATGCGGCGGAGGAGTCGTGCTTACATCTCCTGAAGGTCTCAAAATTTATCAAGCTTTGATCTTTAAGTTCCGACCCACCAACAACGAAGCAGAGTATGAAGCACTCTTAGGCGGAGTACGGTTGGCTAGGCAGATGAAGGCCGACCGACTGAGGTTACGGTCGGATTCCCGGTTGGTGATCGGTCAACTATCTGGAACGATCGAAGCAAAGGAGGAACGCATGATACAATACAAGGACTTTGCCCTGGAGTTGTTACAACAGTCCGAAAAGTATGAGTTGATCCAGGTGCCCAGAACGGAGAACACAGACGCTGACATGTTGTCTAAATTGACACAGGAGGCCCCTGAGTACGTGTCTAAGATCGCACGAATTGAAGAGATCGGGTCGCCAAGCATTGATGTTATTGAGGTCCGACCGGTTGAGATAAGCGAGCCAGATTGGATGTACGATTTGAAAAATTACATTTCTAATGGCACCTTACCAGATGACACCACCAGGGCGAAGAAGGTCAGACTGAGAGCACCACGCTTCCAATTGATCGATGGCAAACTCTACAAGCGGTCGTATGGCGGACCGCTCTTGAGGTGTCTGACCAACGATGAGGCCAAGATTGTGAttgaggaagttcatgaaggcatTTGTTCGGCTCACCAAGGACCAAGGACGCTGGCGCAAAAAATCATCCTGCTAGGATACTATTAGCCCTCAATCAACTTGGATTGCGAACAGTACGTTCGGCAATGCGCTACTTGTCAAGAATTTCACCAATTGCCCGGTCGACCAGCCACATATTACCAACCGATCAGCGAGGTAATACCCTTTGCAAGATGGGGAGTTGATTTGATCGGAGCATTCCCAATGGCAGCCGGTCGGAAGAAATATGTGATCGTGGCCATTGATTATTTCACCAAGTGGGTAGAAGCAGAAGCACTAGCAACCATCACTTCGCAGCAGTGCCAAAAGTTTCTCTGGGAAAAGGTAATCACTCGGTTCGGGTTTCCGGTCTACCTAATCACTGACAACGGGACGCAATTTGATAGTCAGCCGTTCAAAAGCTTCATGGCCAAACTAGGCATCAGGCACACCCGAGCGGCCGTAGCATACCCACAAGCTAACGGACAAGTGGAGAACACCAACCGAACGATCCTTGACGGACTGAAGAAGAAATTACAAAGTGCGAGTCGAGGCTGGGTAGAAGAGCTCCCGTATGTTCTTTGGACCTACCGAACCACTCCGCGACGGGCGATCAACGAAACACCTTTCTCGCTGGCCTACGGATTCGAAGCAAGGGTGCCGATTGAAGCGTGGCTCCCTACCGCTCGGGAAAGGAATTACCAGCCGGAGGAAAACGACGAGTTGCAAGGTGCAGAGCTCAACTTCATTGACGAGAAAAGGGACATGGCGGCATGAAGAATGATTGAGTACCAGAAGGCCGCCAAAACTTACCATGACGGACGGGTGAAACCACGTTACTTTCAAGTCGGCGACTTGGTGCTCCGGTGGAGAGAAGCTAGTAAACCAACCGAACAAGGAAAATTTGCTAAGAAATGGGAAGGGCCCTACAAAGTGGCAGCAGTAGTCCAACCCGGCACCTACAAATTAGAGACTCTCTCCGGTCGACTGATTGACCGAGTGTGGAATTCCGAACACCTCATACAATTCTACAAGTAGTGTAGGGTGACTAGCATCATACTTGTACTCGGATGGTTAAATGAAGATTTTCCTACTAATATCGTTGTAAGATTCACCGACCCCGGTCGGAATTGCTTTACGtcgctccaaaaaaaaaaagaaaaaaaaaagaggtcgGTCGGCCGAAGTAAGGAGCAAGCGTTTTTCCCGGCTCTTTCGTTTGAGGTTCTGCCCGGTGAGTAATCCCGGCCCTACCTGCACGATTTTGACCGGTCGAGTTGTGACTAAGTTCACTTGATTATTTCCCGGCTCTTTCGTTTGAGGTTTTGCCCGGTAGTGTTATCCCGGGCCTACCTGCATAATTTTAACCGGTCGAGTTGTGACTAAGGTCACCTATTGATTTTCCAACCTGTTCGTTTGAGGTCTTTTTTCAATTGAGCTGTCTCAGCTCTACTTCAACGATCCTGCCCGGTCGGCGTTATGGTTGAGACCACTTACTGATTTTGGAAATCATCACTTAAAGATTTTTTCCAATTGAAATTTTGGCAGACCGACCGCTACGGTCCTGCCCGATCGTCCAGGTATCAATACGACCGGAGTGGAGGACACCCAGTCGGTCGGATATAAAAACATGAAGATTAAAAGTTAAAGGAAGACTACATGAAGCAAGGAAATAAAGAACTATTTTAAGCAAAATAGCAAGTCTGACCGACACAGTAACGGGGTCGGTCTCCCGGGCACTAGTAGTTCAAGTCTGGAAGGAAAGGAAAACGAACTAAGAAGAGTGAATCAGAAAGTTAAGGGACATGACTCTGGGAGTCAGCAGTATGCGGGTCGGTCGAACCTACAGGAGGATCACTGAAGGGCTCTGGACGAGGTGGAGGAATCTGCTCAGGTAGCAATTCACGGACCGACTCCCAATCCTCAATACCATCTGCGAGTGCCTGGTGAACAGACTCTTGCATAACATATTTCCCTCGATGGAAACCCCAGGCGGTCACCCGACGTAGCGCCTGCAGACCTACGGGGTCCTGATGTAGTGTTTGGAGTAGAGGGGCAACAGCATCTTCAGACGAGCAAAAAGACTTGACCAGGGCAGGCAGATCGGCCGGTCGGGATGGGTAGAGCGTGGCGGCGTCCCGAAAGAATTGATCAGAGCCGGGATATCGATTCAGAGATTCAATATGAGCCTCCAGGTGCCTTACTTTCTCCTTGAGTTCCCGTATTTCTTGATCACGATTTGTAACATCGACAGTCGCCCGGACAAACAACTCGGCAGCCCCACTAGCAGCCTGACATGGGCGCAAATAGATATGGTGAAAACCAATTAACTAAAAATAGAGAGAGATGGAAGGAGCGAGTGGCAGTTAATAAATGAAGCAAGTACCTGGGATATGTGATGGGCAACCTGCCCCGCCACATAGTCGGTCTTCTCATTGACAAAGTCCTCGGGTGGAGGACTCATCTTGAAAAGCATATTGAACATCTCTGGTAGACTAAAAGCGCCACGGGCAAGTGCATCAGCGAGTCCAGGCTTCTCCCCAGTCAGCCGGGCNNNNNNNNNNNNNNNNNNNNNNNNNNNNNNNNNNNNNNNNNNNNNNNNNNNNNNNNNNNNNNNNNNNNNNNNNNNNNNNNNNNNNNNNNNNNNNNNNNNNNNNNNNNNNNNNNNNNNNNNNNNNNNNNNNNNNNNNNNNNNNNNNNNNNNNNNNNNNNNNNNNNNNNNNNNNNNNNNNNNNNNNNNNNNNNNNNNNNNNNNNNNNNNNNNNNNNNNNNNNNNNNNNNNNNNNNNNNNNNNNNNNNNNNNNNNNNNNNNNNNNNNNNNNNNNNNNNNNNNNNNNNNNNNNNNNNNNNNNNNNNNNNNNNNNNNNNNNNNNNNNNNNNNNNNNNNNNNNNNNNNNNNNNNNNNNNNNNNNNNNNNNNNNNNNNNNNNNNNNNNNNNNNNNNNNNNNNNNNNNNNNNNNNNNNNNNNNNNNNNNNNNNNNNNNNNNNNNNNNNNNNNNNNNNNNNNNNNNNNNNNNNNNNNNNNNNNNNNNNNNNNNNNNNNNNNNNNNNNNNNNNNNNNNNNNNNNNNNNNNNNNNNNNNNNNNNNNNNNNNNNNNNNNNNNNNNNNNNNNNNNNNNNNNNNNNNNNNNNNNNNNNNNNNNNNNNNNNNNNNNNNNNNNNNNNNNNNNNNNNNNNNNNNNNNNNNNNNNNNNNNNNNNNNNNNNNNNNNNNNNNNNNNNNNNNNNNNNNNNNNNNNNNNNNNNNNNNNNNNNNNNNNNNNNNNNNNNNNNNNNNNNNNNNNNNNNNNNNNNNNNNNNNNNNNNNNNNNNNNNNNNNNNNNNNNNNNNNNNNNNNNNNNNNNNNNNNNNNNNNNNNNNNNNNNNNNNNNNNNNNNNNNNNNNNNNNNNNNNNNNNNTTTGGTCGACCGACTGCACAGTCGGTCGaccaaaaacatatatattatattaaaaaaaaaaaatttgatggcGAGGCAATGAAGCAGCAGagaaaagtatatatttatcttGGTGGCATGGAGTCAGCATTTACACGTGCATAGCAAAGGAAAAGAAACATGCATGGAGGTGGTATAATTAGCAAAGCAtgaggacaaaaaaaaaatatatatatatatatatatatattattatgagaggaagaaagaagCATTTCACAAAGAAAAAGAGGATAAACGTACGTAAGTGGTAGCAATCGGCAATTTCGTGCGTGGCAGATCGGTCGAGTGCAGCGGCGGTCGGACGATCAACACAGACTGATGGGCACAGTAGCGAGAGAAAGAAGGAGAATTTTTGTCTCAAAAATTGCTTGGAAGCTAGGGTTTTGACCGAACaaataaggaaaaataatacaaggaaagaaaagaaaaaaaaaagagaaaggaaagaaGAAGGAGAGAAGATTTTTACCTTGCAAGTTGAAGAGAAATTTCAGAAAAATTCCAAGTGGCCAAGGAAGGTGaaagtaaaaagtgaaaaaatcaAAGGAACTATTTATAGGAAGATAATGGGCTCAGAAGTTGAAGGGTCGGCCCGGTGACGTGGAAGGTTCAGATCACGCCACGTGTCACTCCAACAAATGTACACCGTCCGATCAGAATTGTTTAACATAAGTGAAGGCCGGAATTACCAGCTGTAGGGCGACCGACCGGGAGGACTGACGGTAGACTGACCGAGTGGAATTTTGTTCGTGACAAGCTGATTGGAGCAAATTACAAGGAAATTATTCTCACTTCTCGAACCCAACGATTCTCgtggattcaagaagtgggggactcgtgatgggtaaatacgcacaaAAGACTGATCCGTATAGCCGGTCCGTCAAGAAGTCACCCGACCGGTCAGTCATAGTCATCAACCCGACTGGAATAAATCACTCGTGATCAACCGGTCTGCTTGTACCGATAGGCCTCGTGACAAAATGCTCTCGGATCACCCTTGGAGTCGTCCCGACAGAAACACACCCGACCGACCTACCGAAGGGTGACCGGTCGGTCAACAAAGTGACGCAACCTGCAAGCCGAAATCTTATCTTACACAACAAGTAAAGCAGTCCAACTTGCGCCTGCAGGCCGGCGATTGACAACTTGCAGCTCTACAACCTCGACCAGTCAACCTACGCGTAGCCTGCAGAGTGACCGCCTgaccaagccaacaagaagacgccacgtcaagccacttgcagctggtgcattaaatgcgtagaccgaattgatttagtataaataggaggggtCTCCTCCTCACTTAGGGGATCCATCTGATTGTAATTACGACTACGCATTACTTGTAATCTCACCCTACAAACATCAATCTATATCACGGTCTACACCCCGTGTAACCGTTCGCTCGTAATTCCCACTCTGTAATTGCAACCTGACCGCCCTACAATAGCAGCCAACGCTATTCTAAGCGACCCGCTCATAACTACTTACCACTCGGGATATTTCTCAGCCTCGGACTGCCCGATCGCCCTACGGTAGACCGACCGGCTGACCTACGAGCACCCTCCCACTTATTGACAAACATACGTATTCGTAGTGTAATCATAACCCCCGgttccatttacgctatcaaCCACATTAGGGAAACATATTACGACGAAAATCAAACTCGTGACTTTTAGATACAAAATAATGCTCCACTTATTCGACTACATTTTTCAGGACTTTTGGTCAAGTCTTTGTACATTTTTACCATGAGTATAAGATTAGATATTTGAACCAAATAATGAAGTTTAAAGCATACCCTTCACCTGCATTAAAGAACCATATATGATAGGATAGATAATGCTATGAAAGGTTGAGAAAGTTTCAAGCAATCTTCTAATTAGGTTTGAAAAGTACAAAAGGTTACAACTATTGATCAACATGCATTTATATATTCCCAAGTTTATTGATAACATTATATTGTGTAGTTCAACTTCCAAATGTAGTTAAGGTTGCCCTTATGcctaaatgtatatatatatatatttttttgttgggaTAACGTACAATTTCTTCTATTCGAGTCAAAGAAGAAATTATGAgtaaattcaagaaaaaaataaaaagctaaATTGAGGTAGATAGATGAATCCCTCCACCATTTTTTATTACAGCTAGCAAagcaaaaaaaatttctttatcttgatgctctaaccaCAAGAGAGTTGGGTTGTCAAATGTCTCAACTAAAACATAATTAGTGGCATAAGTGATGTGGACCAATTATTGCTTAGTCCCCTCCCTTAAGCTCTCTCCTTCTAACCCTTTTGATAACACCCCCACAACCTCCATTTCTCctttttttccctttaaaatTGAGTGAACCATGTTGCGTTTTGAgatgttaatataattagaaattGATGAACTAAttcaaaaagattaaaagaaataGTAAGTTAAGggtaaaaagattaaattaaacaCAATAAGAAAATCAGTTGGATTAACTCGATGGCCTGAGCTGGTAATTGATACATCCCTAgttacatttcttcttctttttttttttgtgctattttttttttttgaaaacttttttgtGCTATTTAGATCATGATAAATGTTCTTTGCATACCatatatagattttatctaCTTATATCCACCCTTTCCATGATTGATAAAGTTCCATTAGCAATTGTCAGTACTCTCTTGGTTGAACCTGTTACACGTGTAATAATATAAAGTGTAATAGCCCCCTGCTGCGGGGAGTGGTTTGATACCCCCCTGCttttcttgttgattgtcttgcttctgatttaatgaattaagtttttcccttcaaaaaattgtattcttgattagtattatatttgagcatataagtatggcatttgcatgttgcttcgattcgacccgacccatctcacgaataaggatccgtgagacggtctcacacaagtgtgacccataggTTATTGTAGTATCTAGAATGTGATATTCCATAACTTGAGCCCTAAATATCTTTTCCTTTCGcatttgtttcatatttttagtgtatttatTAGTGTTGATATGATTATCCATATTTGTGATTGTGCTTGGATTCTTATGGGTTCAAGGCTTTAGTGTATAGAAGTCTAATAGTTACACAAGTATGTATTATAGTGCCAATCCCTGTGAATACGACAACTCTTCACCCGTAATATTTCGATCATCACTATTTTTTACCGTGATCATTGATCCAATAAATTTTGTACTCAAATTGTCTTCTAATTAGAAAAACCCCAttcatttctccatttccacATCCACCAAATTACAATTGCTAAGGTCATGGTC includes:
- the LOC116001465 gene encoding uncharacterized protein LOC116001465 — translated: MFNMLFKMSPPPEDFVNEKTDYVAGQVAHHISQAASGAAELFVRATVDVTNRDQEIRELKEKVRHLEAHIESLNRYPGSDQFFRDAATLYPSRPADLPALVKSFCSSEDAVAPLLQTLHQDPVGLQALRRVTAWGFHRGKYVMQESVHQALADGIEDWESVRELLPEQIPPPRPEPFSDPPVGSTDPHTADSQSHVP